Genomic DNA from Hymenobacter jejuensis:
ATCAGCGGGCTGTCCCAGTGAATGTACAGTTCGCCACCATCCGGAGCCTCGATCTGATACCGCACGCGGCCTTCCGTGCCGGTAACGGCTTGGTCGATGGGCACAATGTTACCTTCGCCCTGAAACCCCTTGCGCTCACCGGGCCCAATCGTGGGCGGCGGATTCCAGTCGGGGGTAAAATCGCCATGCACAATCTCTTCGTCGCTGAACGTCAGGGCGGCGTCCGTTTCGTTGCTGACGAATATCTTCATTCTGATACGGCTCATGGTCTTCGCATAAATACCTTATTGCAAGGCAATTAGTATAGGAATCAGGCCTTGTCCTTCCCGAAGCGGGCGCAGGGCTTTGCCGATCACGGCGCCAAAGGCTTTGCCCGGCTCGGCGGCTTTCATGGCGTGGCCGGGCAAGTCAGAAGTGGTCAGCAAATCGCCGACTTCAATGGCCGCCTCACGCGCATCGACCTTGCAGTAAACCTTGCCCAGCAACGCAATCGGTTGGCGTTGCGGGCTATGCTGCGGCTGCCGGTCTAGCACCAAACCCGGCTTGAAAGCACCTGCCCCCGAGACCACCCCAGCTACGCGCTTGTCGTAGGGCTTATGGCTTTGGTAGAGGGCGCCTTCGTCGCCCAAAACCATCACGGTGCCCGGTTCAGCGGCCTCAGCAAGGTCAAAATCTTCGGCGCAGTCGGCGTTGGACATGGTAATGTCGCCGGTTACTTCCACGTTGCCCTCAAAAAAGCCTGCCAGCCGGCCGCCTTTCCCGTATACGCCGACCCCGCTTTTACTACTGCCCAGCACACCGATTCCGGCGCCGTCTGTTTGGCCCCATACCCCGTTGCCGGTGGTGCTGATGCCCACGACGCCCTCTGCTTTGGTTGCCCAGCCCTCCACGCCGCGCCCTTCAACGGAGCTGCCACGGATTCCGGCTGAAGTGCGGCTGGCGGCCCGTAAGCCGTAATCGGTGTCGCTGATTGCTACCACGCCCCGGCCGCTCACCGATTCGCCCAGCACG
This window encodes:
- a CDS encoding autotransporter outer membrane beta-barrel domain-containing protein codes for the protein MANLNGDSVDPAIAGVRGENGSVGGDGVAGVSNAGNGVHGKSATSFGVLGESTSSRGVVALSDTDYGLRAASRTSAGIRSSSVEGRGIEGWATKAEGVVGISTEGNGIWGQTDGKGDGVLGTSKSGNGVHGKSTSSFGVLGESVSGRGVVAISDTDYGLRAASRTSAGIRGSSVEGRGVEGWATKAEGVVGISTTGNGVWGQTDGAGIGVLGSSKSGVGVYGKGGRLAGFFEGNVEVTGDITMSNADCAEDFDLAEAAEPGTVMVLGDEGALYQSHKPYDKRVAGVVSGAGAFKPGLVLDRQPQHSPQRQPIALLGKVYCKVDAREAAIEVGDLLTTSDLPGHAMKAAEPGKAFGAVIGKALRPLREGQGLIPILIALQ